Proteins encoded together in one Branchiostoma lanceolatum isolate klBraLanc5 chromosome 11, klBraLanc5.hap2, whole genome shotgun sequence window:
- the LOC136444291 gene encoding IgGFc-binding protein-like, whose translation MNLNERARKGVLVTADTEVIVYGVNKRSHSTDGFLGLPVDVLGNEYYVASYTPLSPSEFGIFGVYDQTTVTVIFKSPTVYQGQSYATGSSITFTLDRFDAVQFQSGSDPTGSHIVSDKPVSVMSGSRCINVPVGVTACDHVVEHIPPVSTWGERFVTVPLAVRTGGDIFRIVASEDGTDVDVTGLPAHSMNSGEFWELDIPSNSYRSITSTAPIMLLQYSKGQSADGINTDPFMMYVPPIEQFASDYTFATVD comes from the coding sequence ATGAACCTCAATGAACGGGCTCGGAAAGGTGTACTCGTCACTGCTGACACTGAGGTGATCGTCTATGGAGTCAACAAGCGTTCGCACTCAACAGACGGGTTCCTTGGACTCCCCGTGGATGTTCTGGGTAATGAGTACTACGTCGCATCGTACACACCACTATCTCCATCTGAATTCGGAATATTCGGAGTGTATGATCAGACTACAGTCACAGTTATTTTTAAAAGTCCTACCGTGTATCAAGGCCAATCGTACGCGACAGGGAGCTCTATTACCTTCACACTCGACCGGTTCGACGCCGTTCAGTTTCAAAGTGGTTCTGACCCAACCGGATCTCATATTGTATCTGACAAGCCGGTATCCGTCATGTCTGGAAGTCGATGTATCAATGTACCGGTGGGGGTCACTGCCTGTGACCACGTGGTGGAACACATTCCTCCCGTCAGCACCTGGGGTGAAAGATTCGTCACCGTCCCCCTGGCGGTCCGCACAGGCGGTGATATCTTCCGAATCGTCGCTTCCGAGGACGGTACAGACGTGGACGTGACAGGCCTGCCCGCTCATTCGATGAATTCTGGTGAATTCTGGGAATTAGACATCCCTTCAAATTCGTATCGATCAATTACTTCTACTGCTCCAATCATGCTGTTGCAGTACAGCAAGGGACAGAGTGCCGACGGCATCAACACCGACCCGTTCATGATGTACGTGCCTCC